One genomic segment of Ricinus communis isolate WT05 ecotype wild-type chromosome 5, ASM1957865v1, whole genome shotgun sequence includes these proteins:
- the LOC8258743 gene encoding aarF domain-containing protein kinase 1 isoform X2 — protein MYPPKEAAGTTNKVTNPLKITMTTCSSKFKFPAAKARTAFYLITATGLTVHAANRLNFTFLPSLDHSSSLFPDKIRAAFHAVIHSSRAISTIAFTVADYKYSLLALPEDSDEYRRKLSEVHLRSAKRILKLCEANKGFYVKAGQFVAAMRQVPKEYSSTLSSLQDQAVPCHFKAIKEVLINNLGQDLSRIFLSFDEQPIAAASIAQVHRAVLKDSQQVAIKVQYPGLEQQMTIDTMTMSCLSKSVAWIFPDYRFDWLISEFTKAISSELDFIQEAGNSERTAKNFKNKNIVKVPQIFWELTTRQVLTMEFCHGHKVDDVEFLKEMEINPGKVAKALVEVFAEMIFIHGFVHGDPHPGNIFISPEGPNRFSLDDKFRHNYCQLWKALILQDSHQIEQLGERFNVGKYSRYFPVIFTGRTIHSKSALGKGMLAEEKKVLKQDLKSLTMEDISSFMESLPPDFLTILRTDGLLRSVLSKLGASQRVRLLTYAKYAVYGLPRMLNPDSDSAIKYAFSSLKTNVSYLWLRLIVEVLDLLSWLKEVKRFLYTLCRTVLSAAAMV, from the exons ATGTATCCTCCAAAAGAAGCGGCAGGGACGACCAACAAAGTAACAAACCCCCTGAAAATTACAATGACAACGTGTAGCTCAAAATTCAAGTTTCCCGCCGCGAAGGCCAGGACCGCCTTTTACCTAATAACAGCCACTGGCCTCACTGTCCATGCTGCCAACCGCCTCAATTTCACGTTTCTGCCATCTCTCGATCACTCATCTTCTCTCTTTCCTGACAAAATTAGGGCTGCATTCCACGCCGTTATTCATTCTTCTCGCGCAATCTCCACC ATTGCTTTCACTGTTGCAGACTATAAGTATTCTTTGCTAGCGCTGCCGGAAGATTCCGACGAGTATCGTCGCAAACTGTCTGAG GTTCATTTACGTTCGGCCAAAAGAATACTGAAATTATGTGAAGCCAATAAAGGTTTCTACGTGAAAGCTGGTCAGTTTGTTGCTGCAATGCGACAAGTACCAAAAGAGTACTCTTCCACCCTTTCCTCCTTACAGGATCAG GCTGTTCCTTGTCATTTTAAAGCCATAAAGGAAGTATTAATCAACAATCTTGGTCAGGATTTATCAAGGAT ATTCTTGTCATTTGATGAACAACCGATAGCTGCTGCATCTATCGCGCAAGTACATCGTGCTGTGCTAAAAGATTCTCAACAAGTAGCAATTAAG GTACAATACCCTGGCCTAGAACAGCAGATGACAATCGACACAATGACAATGTCATGCCTTTCAAAATCTGTTGCATGG ATTTTCCCTGATTATAGGTTTGACTGGTTGATTTCAGAGTTCACAAAGGCTATTTCTTCAGAACTTG ATTTCATACAGGAGGCAGGAAATTCAGAGAGAACtgctaaaaattttaaaaacaagaACATTGTGAAGGTTCCTCAAATATTTTGG GAATTGACGACAAGACAGGTTCTGACAATGGAATTTTGCCATGGGCACAAG GTTGATGATGTGGAATTTTTGAAGGAAATGGAAATAAATCCTGGAAAG GTGGCAAAAGCATTGGTTGAAGTCTTTGCTGAAATGATATTCATCCATGGGTTTGTGCATGGAGATCCACATCCTGGAAACATATTTATTTCTCCAGAAGGTCCAAATCGCTTTTCCTTGG ATGACAAATTCAGGCACAACTATTGCCAGCTCTGGAAGGCATTGATTCTTCAGGACTCGCATCAAATAGAGCAGCTTGGTGAAAGATTCAATGTTGGGAAGTACTCTAGATACTTCCCAGTAATATTCACAGGAAGAACCATTCACAG TAAATCAGCTCTTGGGAAAGGAATGTTGGCTGAAGAGAAAAAGGTTTTGAAGCAGGATCTGAAGTCCTTAACAATGGAGGATATATCTTCATTTATGGAGTCTCTACCACCTGACTTCCTCACAATATTGCGTACAGA TGGTCTTCTGAGGTCAGTCCTGAGCAAGTTGGGCGCTTCTCAGCGAGTCAGGCTATTAACCTATGCCAAATATGCAGTATATGGTCTCCCTCGGATGTTGAATCCTGACTCTG
- the LOC8258743 gene encoding aarF domain-containing protein kinase 1 isoform X1, producing the protein MYPPKEAAGTTNKVTNPLKITMTTCSSKFKFPAAKARTAFYLITATGLTVHAANRLNFTFLPSLDHSSSLFPDKIRAAFHAVIHSSRAISTIAFTVADYKYSLLALPEDSDEYRRKLSEVHLRSAKRILKLCEANKGFYVKAGQFVAAMRQVPKEYSSTLSSLQDQAVPCHFKAIKEVLINNLGQDLSRIFLSFDEQPIAAASIAQVHRAVLKDSQQVAIKVQYPGLEQQMTIDTMTMSCLSKSVAWIFPDYRFDWLISEFTKAISSELDFIQEAGNSERTAKNFKNKNIVKVPQIFWELTTRQVLTMEFCHGHKVDDVEFLKEMEINPGKVAKALVEVFAEMIFIHGFVHGDPHPGNIFISPEGPNRFSLVLLDHGIYKQLDDKFRHNYCQLWKALILQDSHQIEQLGERFNVGKYSRYFPVIFTGRTIHSKSALGKGMLAEEKKVLKQDLKSLTMEDISSFMESLPPDFLTILRTDGLLRSVLSKLGASQRVRLLTYAKYAVYGLPRMLNPDSDSAIKYAFSSLKTNVSYLWLRLIVEVLDLLSWLKEVKRFLYTLCRTVLSAAAMV; encoded by the exons ATGTATCCTCCAAAAGAAGCGGCAGGGACGACCAACAAAGTAACAAACCCCCTGAAAATTACAATGACAACGTGTAGCTCAAAATTCAAGTTTCCCGCCGCGAAGGCCAGGACCGCCTTTTACCTAATAACAGCCACTGGCCTCACTGTCCATGCTGCCAACCGCCTCAATTTCACGTTTCTGCCATCTCTCGATCACTCATCTTCTCTCTTTCCTGACAAAATTAGGGCTGCATTCCACGCCGTTATTCATTCTTCTCGCGCAATCTCCACC ATTGCTTTCACTGTTGCAGACTATAAGTATTCTTTGCTAGCGCTGCCGGAAGATTCCGACGAGTATCGTCGCAAACTGTCTGAG GTTCATTTACGTTCGGCCAAAAGAATACTGAAATTATGTGAAGCCAATAAAGGTTTCTACGTGAAAGCTGGTCAGTTTGTTGCTGCAATGCGACAAGTACCAAAAGAGTACTCTTCCACCCTTTCCTCCTTACAGGATCAG GCTGTTCCTTGTCATTTTAAAGCCATAAAGGAAGTATTAATCAACAATCTTGGTCAGGATTTATCAAGGAT ATTCTTGTCATTTGATGAACAACCGATAGCTGCTGCATCTATCGCGCAAGTACATCGTGCTGTGCTAAAAGATTCTCAACAAGTAGCAATTAAG GTACAATACCCTGGCCTAGAACAGCAGATGACAATCGACACAATGACAATGTCATGCCTTTCAAAATCTGTTGCATGG ATTTTCCCTGATTATAGGTTTGACTGGTTGATTTCAGAGTTCACAAAGGCTATTTCTTCAGAACTTG ATTTCATACAGGAGGCAGGAAATTCAGAGAGAACtgctaaaaattttaaaaacaagaACATTGTGAAGGTTCCTCAAATATTTTGG GAATTGACGACAAGACAGGTTCTGACAATGGAATTTTGCCATGGGCACAAG GTTGATGATGTGGAATTTTTGAAGGAAATGGAAATAAATCCTGGAAAG GTGGCAAAAGCATTGGTTGAAGTCTTTGCTGAAATGATATTCATCCATGGGTTTGTGCATGGAGATCCACATCCTGGAAACATATTTATTTCTCCAGAAGGTCCAAATCGCTTTTCCTTGG TTCTTCTTGATCATGGAATCTACAAACAATTAGATGACAAATTCAGGCACAACTATTGCCAGCTCTGGAAGGCATTGATTCTTCAGGACTCGCATCAAATAGAGCAGCTTGGTGAAAGATTCAATGTTGGGAAGTACTCTAGATACTTCCCAGTAATATTCACAGGAAGAACCATTCACAG TAAATCAGCTCTTGGGAAAGGAATGTTGGCTGAAGAGAAAAAGGTTTTGAAGCAGGATCTGAAGTCCTTAACAATGGAGGATATATCTTCATTTATGGAGTCTCTACCACCTGACTTCCTCACAATATTGCGTACAGA TGGTCTTCTGAGGTCAGTCCTGAGCAAGTTGGGCGCTTCTCAGCGAGTCAGGCTATTAACCTATGCCAAATATGCAGTATATGGTCTCCCTCGGATGTTGAATCCTGACTCTG
- the LOC8258743 gene encoding aarF domain-containing protein kinase 1 isoform X3 codes for MYPPKEAAGTTNKVTNPLKITMTTCSSKFKFPAAKARTAFYLITATGLTVHAANRLNFTFLPSLDHSSSLFPDKIRAAFHAVIHSSRAISTIAFTVADYKYSLLALPEDSDEYRRKLSEVHLRSAKRILKLCEANKGFYVKAGQFVAAMRQVPKEYSSTLSSLQDQAVPCHFKAIKEVLINNLGQDLSRIFLSFDEQPIAAASIAQVHRAVLKDSQQVAIKIFPDYRFDWLISEFTKAISSELDFIQEAGNSERTAKNFKNKNIVKVPQIFWELTTRQVLTMEFCHGHKVDDVEFLKEMEINPGKVAKALVEVFAEMIFIHGFVHGDPHPGNIFISPEGPNRFSLVLLDHGIYKQLDDKFRHNYCQLWKALILQDSHQIEQLGERFNVGKYSRYFPVIFTGRTIHSKSALGKGMLAEEKKVLKQDLKSLTMEDISSFMESLPPDFLTILRTDGLLRSVLSKLGASQRVRLLTYAKYAVYGLPRMLNPDSDSAIKYAFSSLKTNVSYLWLRLIVEVLDLLSWLKEVKRFLYTLCRTVLSAAAMV; via the exons ATGTATCCTCCAAAAGAAGCGGCAGGGACGACCAACAAAGTAACAAACCCCCTGAAAATTACAATGACAACGTGTAGCTCAAAATTCAAGTTTCCCGCCGCGAAGGCCAGGACCGCCTTTTACCTAATAACAGCCACTGGCCTCACTGTCCATGCTGCCAACCGCCTCAATTTCACGTTTCTGCCATCTCTCGATCACTCATCTTCTCTCTTTCCTGACAAAATTAGGGCTGCATTCCACGCCGTTATTCATTCTTCTCGCGCAATCTCCACC ATTGCTTTCACTGTTGCAGACTATAAGTATTCTTTGCTAGCGCTGCCGGAAGATTCCGACGAGTATCGTCGCAAACTGTCTGAG GTTCATTTACGTTCGGCCAAAAGAATACTGAAATTATGTGAAGCCAATAAAGGTTTCTACGTGAAAGCTGGTCAGTTTGTTGCTGCAATGCGACAAGTACCAAAAGAGTACTCTTCCACCCTTTCCTCCTTACAGGATCAG GCTGTTCCTTGTCATTTTAAAGCCATAAAGGAAGTATTAATCAACAATCTTGGTCAGGATTTATCAAGGAT ATTCTTGTCATTTGATGAACAACCGATAGCTGCTGCATCTATCGCGCAAGTACATCGTGCTGTGCTAAAAGATTCTCAACAAGTAGCAATTAAG ATTTTCCCTGATTATAGGTTTGACTGGTTGATTTCAGAGTTCACAAAGGCTATTTCTTCAGAACTTG ATTTCATACAGGAGGCAGGAAATTCAGAGAGAACtgctaaaaattttaaaaacaagaACATTGTGAAGGTTCCTCAAATATTTTGG GAATTGACGACAAGACAGGTTCTGACAATGGAATTTTGCCATGGGCACAAG GTTGATGATGTGGAATTTTTGAAGGAAATGGAAATAAATCCTGGAAAG GTGGCAAAAGCATTGGTTGAAGTCTTTGCTGAAATGATATTCATCCATGGGTTTGTGCATGGAGATCCACATCCTGGAAACATATTTATTTCTCCAGAAGGTCCAAATCGCTTTTCCTTGG TTCTTCTTGATCATGGAATCTACAAACAATTAGATGACAAATTCAGGCACAACTATTGCCAGCTCTGGAAGGCATTGATTCTTCAGGACTCGCATCAAATAGAGCAGCTTGGTGAAAGATTCAATGTTGGGAAGTACTCTAGATACTTCCCAGTAATATTCACAGGAAGAACCATTCACAG TAAATCAGCTCTTGGGAAAGGAATGTTGGCTGAAGAGAAAAAGGTTTTGAAGCAGGATCTGAAGTCCTTAACAATGGAGGATATATCTTCATTTATGGAGTCTCTACCACCTGACTTCCTCACAATATTGCGTACAGA TGGTCTTCTGAGGTCAGTCCTGAGCAAGTTGGGCGCTTCTCAGCGAGTCAGGCTATTAACCTATGCCAAATATGCAGTATATGGTCTCCCTCGGATGTTGAATCCTGACTCTG
- the LOC8258743 gene encoding aarF domain-containing protein kinase 1 isoform X4 → MYPPKEAAGTTNKVTNPLKITMTTCSSKFKFPAAKARTAFYLITATGLTVHAANRLNFTFLPSLDHSSSLFPDKIRAAFHAVIHSSRAISTIAFTVADYKYSLLALPEDSDEYRRKLSEVHLRSAKRILKLCEANKGFYVKAGQFVAAMRQVPKEYSSTLSSLQDQAVPCHFKAIKEVLINNLGQDLSRIFLSFDEQPIAAASIAQVHRAVLKDSQQVAIKVQYPGLEQQMTIDTMTMSCLSKSVAWIFPDYRFDWLISEFTKAISSELDFIQEAGNSERTAKNFKNKNIVKVPQIFWELTTRQVLTMEFCHGHKVDDVEFLKEMEINPGKVAKALVEVFAEMIFIHGFVHGDPHPGNIFISPEGPNRFSLVLLDHGIYKQLDDKFRHNYCQLWKALILQDSHQIEQLGERFNVGKYSRYFPVIFTGRTIHSKSALGKGMLAEEKKVLKQDLKSLTMEDISSFMESLPPDFLTILRTE, encoded by the exons ATGTATCCTCCAAAAGAAGCGGCAGGGACGACCAACAAAGTAACAAACCCCCTGAAAATTACAATGACAACGTGTAGCTCAAAATTCAAGTTTCCCGCCGCGAAGGCCAGGACCGCCTTTTACCTAATAACAGCCACTGGCCTCACTGTCCATGCTGCCAACCGCCTCAATTTCACGTTTCTGCCATCTCTCGATCACTCATCTTCTCTCTTTCCTGACAAAATTAGGGCTGCATTCCACGCCGTTATTCATTCTTCTCGCGCAATCTCCACC ATTGCTTTCACTGTTGCAGACTATAAGTATTCTTTGCTAGCGCTGCCGGAAGATTCCGACGAGTATCGTCGCAAACTGTCTGAG GTTCATTTACGTTCGGCCAAAAGAATACTGAAATTATGTGAAGCCAATAAAGGTTTCTACGTGAAAGCTGGTCAGTTTGTTGCTGCAATGCGACAAGTACCAAAAGAGTACTCTTCCACCCTTTCCTCCTTACAGGATCAG GCTGTTCCTTGTCATTTTAAAGCCATAAAGGAAGTATTAATCAACAATCTTGGTCAGGATTTATCAAGGAT ATTCTTGTCATTTGATGAACAACCGATAGCTGCTGCATCTATCGCGCAAGTACATCGTGCTGTGCTAAAAGATTCTCAACAAGTAGCAATTAAG GTACAATACCCTGGCCTAGAACAGCAGATGACAATCGACACAATGACAATGTCATGCCTTTCAAAATCTGTTGCATGG ATTTTCCCTGATTATAGGTTTGACTGGTTGATTTCAGAGTTCACAAAGGCTATTTCTTCAGAACTTG ATTTCATACAGGAGGCAGGAAATTCAGAGAGAACtgctaaaaattttaaaaacaagaACATTGTGAAGGTTCCTCAAATATTTTGG GAATTGACGACAAGACAGGTTCTGACAATGGAATTTTGCCATGGGCACAAG GTTGATGATGTGGAATTTTTGAAGGAAATGGAAATAAATCCTGGAAAG GTGGCAAAAGCATTGGTTGAAGTCTTTGCTGAAATGATATTCATCCATGGGTTTGTGCATGGAGATCCACATCCTGGAAACATATTTATTTCTCCAGAAGGTCCAAATCGCTTTTCCTTGG TTCTTCTTGATCATGGAATCTACAAACAATTAGATGACAAATTCAGGCACAACTATTGCCAGCTCTGGAAGGCATTGATTCTTCAGGACTCGCATCAAATAGAGCAGCTTGGTGAAAGATTCAATGTTGGGAAGTACTCTAGATACTTCCCAGTAATATTCACAGGAAGAACCATTCACAG TAAATCAGCTCTTGGGAAAGGAATGTTGGCTGAAGAGAAAAAGGTTTTGAAGCAGGATCTGAAGTCCTTAACAATGGAGGATATATCTTCATTTATGGAGTCTCTACCACCTGACTTCCTCACAATATTGCGTACAGAGTGA